Proteins encoded by one window of Nicotiana tabacum cultivar K326 chromosome 10, ASM71507v2, whole genome shotgun sequence:
- the LOC142165186 gene encoding uncharacterized protein LOC142165186: MARDMDAPWLVGGYFNVIWDEEEKFGGLLVSLNEIDDFRHCVNTCNLFDLGFKGSIFTWWNGRAEEDCIFKRLDRCLANVEFQQTFPGIEVQHLSKTGSDHSPMYLKCDIETPPIKKPFKFLNFWVEHATFKDVVKENWTTDFSANPYILFNHKSKKIKEGPFIVE, from the coding sequence ATGGCGAGAGATATGGATGCACCATGGCTTGTAGGAGGTTATTTCAATGTAATATGGGACGAAGAAGAGAAGTTTGGTGGGTTACTTGTGTCATTgaatgaaattgatgattttcgaCACTGCGTCAACACTTGCAATCTCTTCGACCTTGGATTTAAAGGCAgcatatttacatggtggaatgggagagcAGAGGAAGACTGTATATTCAAAAGGCTAGACAGATGCTTGGCCAATGTTGAGTTCCAACAAACATTTCCAGGAATAGAGGTGCAACATTTGTCAAAGACTGGTTCTGATCATAGTCCAATGTATCTGAAGTGTGATATTGAGACTCCACCAATAAAAAAGCCTTTTAAGTTCTTGAATTTTTGGGTGGAACATGCGACTTTTAAAGATGTGGTGAAAGAGAATTGGACAACTGATTTCAGTGCAAATCCTTATATTCTTTTTAATCACAagtcaaaaaaaattaaagaaggccCTTTCATTGTGGAGTAA